In Verrucomicrobiota bacterium, the sequence CCGGAAGGCGTGCCCATCGCGGCGTTTCTGTTTGGCGGACGCCGTCCGTCCACGATTCCGCTGGTGAACGAAGCGTTCAATTGGGAGCACGGCGTTTTCCTGGGTTCTTCGGCCGGTTCCGAGACCACTGCCGCCGCGCTGGGGCAAGCCGGGGTGCTTCGCCGCGATCCGTTCGCCATGCTGCCGTTCTGCGGCTATCACATGGGCGATTACATGGCGCACTGGCTTTCGATGGCGGAGCGCACGGATCGCCGCAAGTTGCCGAAGATTTTTTTCGTGAACTGGTTCAGGAAAAATGCCGACGGCAAATGGCTCTGGCCCGGTTACGGCGAAAACAGCCGCGTGCTCAAGTGGATTTGCGAACGCGTGGAGGGCACGGGCAAATCCGTGGAAACGCCTATCGGCCATTTGCCCGCGCCGGAAGCGCTGGACCTGTCCGGCCTCAACGTCAGTCCGGACGATCTTGCCCAACTCCTGGCGGTCGATGTCGAAGGTTGGAAAAAAGAAGCCGAAGACATCGCGGCGTATTACACGAAATTGGGCAGCCATGTCCCCAAAGCGCTGGAAAAGCAGCTTTACGAATTGGGGCAAAGGTTGGCGCAAACGTCCCTCCGAAAGTGACAGACTCGAATGAGCGATCTCCTCTGGGAAAGAATTTGCATATTGTCTCTTCTCCCTCTCCTCCCCCCAAGGGAGGAGAGGGGCGGGGAGAGGAGGACTGTTGTCTCTTGCAGAATGCCCCTCTCCTCGATCCTCCCCCCACTCGTTCCTCGCGGGGAGAGGAAGAAAAGCCGAGGATTGTCGGTTCGGTTGGTTCAACGCCAATCCAAAGTTCCCACGCATTGACAGAACATTCACTGCCGAATACATCGAACGCATGACGAATTATCGAATCTCACAACGCGCCGCGTCCCTCTCGCCGTCGCTCACCTTGGCCATCGATGCCAAGGCCAAGCAAATGAAAGCCGAAGGCCAGGATGTCGTCGGCTTCGGCGCCGGCGAACCGGACTTCGACACGCCCCAGCACATCAAAGACGCCGCGGCCAAGGCGCTCGCGGAAGGTTTCACCAAATACACGCCTTCGAGCGGCATTCCGGAGTTGCGCCAGGCCATTGCCGACAAGTTCAAACGCGAGAACGGCCTCACCTACAAGCCGAGCCAAATCATTGTCTCCTGCGGCGGCAAACACTCGTGCTACAACATCATCCTCGCCACGTGCCAGGAAGGCGATGAAGTCCTCATTCCGTCGCCGTATTGGTTGAGCTATCCGGAAATGGTGAAACTCGCGGGCGCCAAACCCGTGATTTTGCCAACCACGGACAAAACCGAATTCAAAGTCACACCCGATCAGTTGCGGGCCGCCCTGACGCCGCGCACGCGGTTGTTCATTCTCAATTCGCCGAGCAACCCCACCGGCTCCGTGTATTCCCCGGACGAAATCAAAGCGCTGGGCGACCTTTGCGTCGAGCGCGGCGTGCTCATCATGAGCGACGAGATTTACGAGCACTTGCTCTACGACGGCGCGAAACACAAGAGCGTGGCGAGTTTCTCCCAGGCGCACTACGACCACACCATCGTCGTGCATGGCTTCGCCAAAGCCTGGAGCATGACCGGTTGGCGGTTGGGGTTTCTGGCCGCGCCCGAACCGATTGCCAAAGCGATCGACGCTGTGCAAAGCCACAGCACGAGCAACCCGACATCGTTCGCACAGAAAGGCGCCGTGGCCGCGCTGACGGGTTCGCAGGAACATCTGCCGAAGTGGCTGGCGGAGTATGACCGGCGCCGCACCTACGCGCACAAGAAGCTCAACAGCATTCCCGGCATTTCGTGCGTGAACAGCAAAGGCGCATTCTACTTGTTCCCGAATGTTTCCAAGCTCGGGCTGAACTCCTCCGATTTCTGCGCGAAGCTGCTCGAACAGCAGAAGGTGGCCGCCGTGCCGGGCATCGCGTTCGGCGCGGACGAATACCTGCGCATCAGCTACGCCACGAGCATGGCGAACATCGAGAAAGGGCTGGACCGGCTGGAGAAATTCGCCGCGACTTTAGCGAAGTAACCTTTGAAACCATGAGCAAAACGGCAAAACTTGAGTTGGACGGAAAGGTCTATGAACTTCCCGCCGTCGTTGGCAGCGAAGGCGAGGTTGGGATCGATATCAGCAAGCTGCGCGACCAGAGCGGCTGCATCACGCTCGACGATGGCTACGGCAACACCGGTTCCTGCGTCAGCCACATCACGTTTATCGACGGCGAAAAGGGCATCCTGCGGTATCGCGGCATCCCCATCGAGGAACTGGCGGAGAAATCGTCGTTTGTGGAGACGGCCTTTTTGATCATCTACGGGCATTTGCCCAACCACGCCGAAATCAGGCGCTTCTCCGATTTGCTGACGGAGAATCAGATGCTGCACGAGGACTTGAAGTATCATTTCGAGGGTTTCCCTTCGAGCGCTCATCCGATGGCGATCCTCTCCTCGATGATCAACGCGAGCAGTTGCTTTTACCCCGGTTTGATGGGGCCGGCCAACAAGGCCCGTTTCGAAGTGCACGCGGCGCGGCTGATCTCTCAAGTGCGCACCATCGCGGCTTTTTCGCACCGCAAGTCGCACGGGCTGCCGATCATTTATCCCAAGCCCGCTTACAAGTACACGGCCAACTTCCTGCACATGCTCTTTTCCGAGCCGTATCAGGATTTCGATTTGAAACCCGAAGTGGTCAAAGCCCTCGATCTGATTTTCCTGTTGCACGCCGATCACGAACAGAACTGCTCGACCTCGACCGTGCGCATGGTGGCCTCGAGCCAGGCCAATTTGTTTGCCAGCGCTTCGGCCGGCGTCTGCGCGCTCTGGGGCCCCCTGCACGGCGGCGCCAATCAGGCCGTGATCGAAATGCTCGAGGAAATCCACCAGTCCGGCGACGACGGGCGGCGGTTCATCGAGGCCGCCAAGGACAAGACCAGCGGCAAAAAATTGATGGGTTTCGGCCATCGCGTGTACAAGAACCACGACCCCCGCGCCAAGATCATCAAGAAAGCCTGTGATGACGTGCTCGGCACGCTGCGCATTGCTGATCCGTTGCTCGATATCGCCAAGCGGTTGGAAGAAGCGGCGCTGAAGGATTCCTACTTCATCGACCGCAAACTTTATCCGAACGTGGATTTCTACAGCGGGATTATCATGCGCGCGCTGGGCATCCCGACGGAGATGTTCACCGTCATCTTCGCCATCGGCCGCATGCCGGGCTGGATCGCGAATTTCAAGGAGATCATGGACGAGCCCAAGACGCGCATTTATCGTCCGCGCCAGATTTACATCGGCCCGAAGCTCAACCCCTACGTGCCGATCACCGAGCGGAAGTGATCCGCGTCACTGCTTCAATCGCGCGGTGATGCGGCCGGCGGGTCGCCCCTGGAATCGCGCCCGGGGCTGTTCTGCGCCACGTTGTCACCGACAGATGCGCCGCGCTTCGCTTGCTGAGCGGGAGCTAACCGGATTCCATCCTGGCATGCTTAAAACCGAACTGATCCCGGCGCCGGAGGAAAGCTCTTCGCACTTGATGATCGTGCTCCACGGGCTGGGCGACAGCCTGGAAGGATATCGCTGGCTGCCGCAAATGATGAAGCTGCCCTGGCTGAATTATCTGCTCGTCAACGCGCCGGACGAATACTACGGCGGATTTTCCTGGTACGATTACGCCGGCAATCCCGAACCCGGCGTCCGCCGGAGCCGCCAGCTCTTGTTCGAGTTGCTCGACGGCGAGCGCGACGCTGGATTTCCGACGGAGAAGACGCTTGTGTTCGGGTTCTCCCAGGGTTGCTTGCTGACCATCGAAATGGGCGTGCGGTATCCTCACAAGTTGGCCGGCTTGATCGGGATCAGCGGTTACGCGTTTCAGCCGGAGCGGCTGGTCAAAGAACTCTCACCCGCAGCCAGCCAGCAGCGGTTTTTGCTCACTCACGGGACCCGGGACAGCCTCATCCCGATCGCGCCGGTTCGGTCGCAGATCGCCGGGCTCAAGTCCGCCGGTCTGCAAATCGAGTGGCACGAGTTCGAGAAGGAGCACACGATCGCGGGGGAAACGGAACTCCGCGTGATACGAGAGTTTGTTCAGCTTTGCCGCGTACCCCCTCGGTAAACGGCGGTAGAGCGACGTTCCTGCCGAGCCTCGATGGCATTGGCTCGGCGGGAGCCTTGCTCCACCACGGCGAGCGAACGTCCGCTTGACTTCGGCGGCCATTCACCGCGTTATGATCCACAGACTACTATGAGCCCAGAATTCCCACGCATGATCCAACTGCGGCAGAAATATCCGCGTTCTGCGCCGCTCGACATTCCAGCCGTGATTCGGCAAGGGTTCGAATCT encodes:
- a CDS encoding pyridoxal phosphate-dependent aminotransferase, encoding MTNYRISQRAASLSPSLTLAIDAKAKQMKAEGQDVVGFGAGEPDFDTPQHIKDAAAKALAEGFTKYTPSSGIPELRQAIADKFKRENGLTYKPSQIIVSCGGKHSCYNIILATCQEGDEVLIPSPYWLSYPEMVKLAGAKPVILPTTDKTEFKVTPDQLRAALTPRTRLFILNSPSNPTGSVYSPDEIKALGDLCVERGVLIMSDEIYEHLLYDGAKHKSVASFSQAHYDHTIVVHGFAKAWSMTGWRLGFLAAPEPIAKAIDAVQSHSTSNPTSFAQKGAVAALTGSQEHLPKWLAEYDRRRTYAHKKLNSIPGISCVNSKGAFYLFPNVSKLGLNSSDFCAKLLEQQKVAAVPGIAFGADEYLRISYATSMANIEKGLDRLEKFAATLAK
- a CDS encoding citrate synthase, yielding MSKTAKLELDGKVYELPAVVGSEGEVGIDISKLRDQSGCITLDDGYGNTGSCVSHITFIDGEKGILRYRGIPIEELAEKSSFVETAFLIIYGHLPNHAEIRRFSDLLTENQMLHEDLKYHFEGFPSSAHPMAILSSMINASSCFYPGLMGPANKARFEVHAARLISQVRTIAAFSHRKSHGLPIIYPKPAYKYTANFLHMLFSEPYQDFDLKPEVVKALDLIFLLHADHEQNCSTSTVRMVASSQANLFASASAGVCALWGPLHGGANQAVIEMLEEIHQSGDDGRRFIEAAKDKTSGKKLMGFGHRVYKNHDPRAKIIKKACDDVLGTLRIADPLLDIAKRLEEAALKDSYFIDRKLYPNVDFYSGIIMRALGIPTEMFTVIFAIGRMPGWIANFKEIMDEPKTRIYRPRQIYIGPKLNPYVPITERK
- a CDS encoding serine esterase, whose amino-acid sequence is MRPAGRPWNRARGCSAPRCHRQMRRASLAERELTGFHPGMLKTELIPAPEESSSHLMIVLHGLGDSLEGYRWLPQMMKLPWLNYLLVNAPDEYYGGFSWYDYAGNPEPGVRRSRQLLFELLDGERDAGFPTEKTLVFGFSQGCLLTIEMGVRYPHKLAGLIGISGYAFQPERLVKELSPAASQQRFLLTHGTRDSLIPIAPVRSQIAGLKSAGLQIEWHEFEKEHTIAGETELRVIREFVQLCRVPPR